One window of Mucilaginibacter inviolabilis genomic DNA carries:
- a CDS encoding OmpH family outer membrane protein: protein MKTTASTLTKFTLGILIAGSIAACNQNKTADKPATAATTASSEVKETIVYVNSDSLLNKYDYFKDMSKRLEDKGKASQGDLQAKGQAFQREVAEYQKNAATLPADQRQTTEQRLQRKQQELQGYQQNANAEFQNAQATENAKLYDKIADFTKTYAKEKGYKLVLTYSKANPTVLYGDPSLDVTADVVKRLNEAYAKDKK from the coding sequence ATGAAAACTACGGCTTCAACATTAACAAAGTTCACATTAGGGATATTAATTGCCGGAAGCATAGCCGCCTGCAATCAAAATAAAACTGCCGACAAACCTGCCACTGCGGCTACAACAGCTTCGAGCGAAGTTAAAGAAACAATTGTTTACGTAAACTCTGATAGCTTACTGAATAAGTATGACTATTTTAAAGATATGTCAAAACGTTTGGAAGATAAAGGCAAAGCTTCGCAGGGCGACCTGCAGGCAAAAGGCCAGGCTTTTCAGCGTGAGGTTGCAGAGTATCAAAAAAATGCTGCTACTCTTCCTGCCGATCAGCGTCAGACTACCGAGCAGCGTTTACAGCGTAAACAACAGGAATTACAAGGCTACCAACAAAATGCCAATGCTGAGTTTCAGAATGCCCAGGCAACTGAAAATGCCAAGTTGTATGATAAGATAGCAGATTTTACAAAAACTTACGCTAAAGAAAAAGGATACAAGCTGGTTTTAACTTACTCAAAAGCTAATCCTACCGTATTATATGGCGACCCATCGTTAGATGTTACTGCCGATGTAGTAAAACGACTGAACGAAGCTTACGCTAAAGACAAAAAATAA